TCAGCAGAGGAAGTTCAAGTATGGCCTGGAGGAACATGGGAAGATTAAAATGAGAGGGGGCCTTCTCCTCACGTACATCGTGAGCATCATTCTCAAGTCTGTTTTCGAGGTGGCCTTTTTGGTGATACAGTGGTACATTTATGGGTTCCACCTCAGTGCCATCTACACGTGCGAGAGGGTGCCCTGTCCACACAAGGTCGACTGTTTCCTGTCCCGCCCTACTGAGAAgaccatcttcatcatcttcatgcTGGTGGTCTCACTAGTCTCCCTGGGCCTGAACGTCTTCGAGTTCTTTTATGTCATATTTAAGAGGATGAAAGACCAGGTCAGGGAGCAGGCGGCTCGTCAGCATCACCAGAACGGACGACTCAAGCCCTGCATGGGCGAGATGCCGCCGCCGTCCAGCTACGTCTACTACAACGACTGCTCGGCCCCCATGGCTAACCTGGAATACAACCTGAACACCACGGACAAGAACAACTCCTGCGACAGCTACAGCAAGCAGGCCAACGCTCAGAACTGGACCAATTACAGCACCGAACAGAACCAGCTGGGCCAGAAGGTGCCTCCGTACCCCTGCTGCCACACCCAGGAGTTCCACTACCCCGAGAAAGTGACCCCGGGCAAGGACATGGCCCTGCTGAGGCAGCTGGACCCCCGGCCCAGTAGCCGGGCGAGCAGTCGAGCGAGGCCAGATGATCTTGACATCTAGCCAGAGATCAGAGGATCGTCATGTGAACGGGTTCAGTTCACCCTTGGGGAGCCCCCTGCTTTGGCACCAGGCTGTGCCGATTTACACTTTGATGTGCCAAAAAATCCTTCAGCTACATTCCAGCCTAATTGACAGCGGGACTCAATTGGGTTATTCAGACTTGAAATGCAAAGAGACCAGTGGTTTTCTCTGTGTTCAGACTGTTCTGAATTTACCACGTTATTGCCAACAGCTTTAAAGTTACATTTATACAAGTGGTCTTATGaagtttctttcttttgttttttatttttatttttatttcaagaAGAGACAATCCTTCATGCAGTGTTTTATGGTTGTAAGTTATTGAGTGTTGTAGTTTAAGAGAGTGAATGATGCATGGATGACACAAACAGAAGTTATTTATGGCTTGTTTGTTTCTGGTTTGGTTTTGGAGCTCAGCTGAGCATTCTTTTCTGGAATTTAGAGCTGTAATATATTCTAAGGATGAACTGTTCCTCAAAGAGCTCTTGCTGTTTTCTGAGAACCGTGCTGCAGATATTCTTGCCAATGGTTTCTGCGTGCAGTATAGTGAGTTTGGTTTTAACAATCCAATATGTTCTCAATTCCTGCATTTATGGTACGTTTTTGTTAGAAGCAATGTTTGCACTGATGTCTTAGACGTTtcttatgttttatataaaatgTTTACATGGATGAATTACCATGACTGAGgtgtctgtctgagtgctgTTAATAGACCATTATCTATAAGTATCAGATTCTGGCTTACGTGCCATTCATGGTTTTTCGCAGCGCCGGGCTTGTCAGATAATCTAAAGGATTAACAGATTTTGAAGCAGTGTTTATTTAAATTAGAGTTTGTCAAACATGGCTCTTTTATTTGCAACATTTGTGACAAATTGTTTGCGTAGAGAATGATGAAGTTAGGTCTTTTCATCGTTTGAAAATTAAATGAGGTAATGAGATTGAAATAGTCCCCCCTTCCCTCAGATTTTCCTATTTATTCACAGCGTTAAATGAAAACATATGTTTGGGTAACGCTCAAAAGGCCATATGTGGGTGGATAAAGAAACAAAGTCTTTCTGTTCCACTTTGCTTCTGACCAAAAGAATTCTCTTGACTCGGTTCTGTCTAATTTATTACATAACGGGCTTATGGATCATTAAAAACAGAAGAAAACAttagacatgttttttttttgtttgttaataTGAGATAGACAGTCAGAACgtttttctgtgtgcgtgtatgcgtgtgtgtgtctgtgtgtgtgtgtgtgtgtgtgtgtgagagagagagagagagagagagagagtgagagagagtgtgagagcgcACTGTAGTTGTATGGGAAGGGTGGGTCTCTATACTGTAAAGCAGGGCAGCCAGATGGAAAATATGCGGCACATTGTATGAATGTGGTTTTCAGACCACATGAGCCACTCTGCTGCTCATTTTTTTCGAGTCAGCCTCAGCTCTCCCTGTGGAAACTCATGTTTCCAACCTCAGGCTTCTGTCTCGACAGACTCTACCTAAACTTTTGACTAGACACGTAGAGTAAAAATAGAAAATGCATATCTCACCCAGGCCATGGCTCTCTCGTCTTGGCCATTACAATGCAATTTTTAGCcatggcctacctgcttgtgtagttAGATTATTCAAAATGTACGTTTGGTCTCTGATCAGCCACAGAAGACACATGTCCCTCCTGTTACAGTAGTTATACTCGTAATTTCCTTCCCCTTGGAGATACATTTGAATTCAAATCCCTCACTCTGGCCTTATGACACTAACTGTGTCTGTAGTTTGCACCTTTACTCTCTGAATTGCATTATCCAGCTCTATATGTTCCCTTTCTCCCATTGCAGTCCTCTGATGAGCGTCTGCTATATTGACCTTCCATCAACACTTAAAGGTCACAGTCAAGACACTTTCCTCTTGGTAGAATGATTGACTTAATGATGGGTTTGGGATCTTTAAAAAGTGTCTAAAGACATATTCTCTTGGTCTACTTCTGTTTACTTTGATTTAATTTACTTTTTGAAGTTTAATTAATTCTGACAGAGTCATGGTTTGCATATATTCATGattattgttatcattgtgTTTAATTCTTTATTGTctattaggcctactattaTTGGCATTGAAAGTTAGAGCATAAGACTTCACTTCAAACTGTTAATTTTATTGTTAGTCCCTTTGGACAAAATAATCTGCTCAGaactataaacaaacaaacataaaacaatgaaCTTAACTTGAACAGTAGAAGTCTACTAGCTTTTAAACAtgagaacaacaaaaagaaataatgtgtCCGTGAACATCTCAAAATGTACTGATAGAATAAGTCTAGTAGGTTTCATCACAAACTGCTTCATGAGAATGACTGTGTCCAGTGGGTATTGTTCTGTTGATAACTTCGAGGAGTCCTGTTCTGGAGAGCTGCAGATCCATTCAAATCCACTCAGTTTCTAGACATAGAATCCTCAGCATATTCCACTCACAGACTGTCTGAGTACTCTTTGTATTGCATTCAAGTTTATATTAGAGGATTCCGTTTCATGGGGTTAGTCTTTCAGCTGACAAAAACGAGCCTGCAGATGGTTCACAGTACATGAGAACAGCATCACATAGGGTCCCATGGAACCTccatattcacacaaacatacgagAGGATGTTTTGATAGAGTTAAAATTAGAAACGTTGACCAAGGTCACATCCTCTGTCCTTCCAAACGTTCCAGATGGGGAAGAGTTTAGGTTCCTCTCGGACTCGTCCAAATGTATTTGAACAATGCTTCTGACAGTACTTTTCCCACCGTAAGTGGGCTGTATTCTAGCCCATTGAGGTGCATAATAAGTGTTTGAGGACCGACTCCAAATGAGTAGCCGCTGTTTCCCATTGGCCCAATGCCAAGGGGTCCCATGCTAGTCAATGTCATTAGTTTCTGGCTGCCTTTCTCCTCAACACCAACAGTGACTTCAACTGTTTCCCACTGTCCTGCTTTATTTGAAACATTTCTTTCGATAAAACTCCAATACTGTTAAATtgttataataacaataataataataataataataatagcaatagtaataataataataatagtaataataataatagtaataataataataataataataataataatactatcTTAATACAAGTAAAAACCAAGATCTTTAATGcatatttccccttggggatcaataaagtatctatctatctatctatctatctattcaacaCATCAAACATAAACATGACAGCATTTATACATTGTCATATATTTGTTCATGTTGAGTAATAATACATGACTATACTTTTATTGAGATTAAACTAGTTTGTGATGATAAAACGCATCAGAAGATCAGCCAGTGGTGACATGGCATCgttgctgccccctgctggttgGACGCCAGCTCTGGCACggtctgcctcctctctctgccagaCTGCAGATCTACAACCAGCGGACATGCCATTCAGACCTGGAGACTAATTGAAACCAGCAGTGGCGACTGAAGTTTCAAGACTTTTCCCTACCACAATGAGTCTTCGTCTCATCAGGCTAAAACCCATGTTTGGACAGCACAGTATCGGGGCGAAACGTGACTTATTATGGAAGTGGTTTTGATAATAAACACTAACCAGGGGCTATTTTTAGAAAATGTGTGGTATGTTTGAGTCATGTTTGGGGAAGGATGAGAGGTAAACTTTCAGGAGCTTAAAACAAAGCTGATGGTGGTACTTCTCCAAAAATAGTCGTTGTCGTTGCTTGTTTCAGGGCTCAGTGCAAAGCAAAACGTCTGAGGAAATAGCCGTAAACACGTATACAGCAAAAGGCAGAGGCTGAGTAGAAAGTTCAGCTCATCCAGCAACCCCACCACAGACAGTCATCCGGCTCTGTAATTTTTACAAACAAGGGAGTGGTTCATAACTCGTAATGTTAGAGTTGGAGTTTGTGTGGCACCTCAGTGTGCACTCCCGGCTATAGCCTGGGTCATCCCATGGACTCCCAGTCTGCCTCTGTAAAGGCTGCATTTGGGCTGCTCTGGGTCAGCTTACCCAAGCAGAGGCCTGGAGTGGACacactgtatctgtgtgagggGTCTTGACTTGCTCAATGGCAGGATCTTTGTGCCAAGTCTTTGTGCAGGCTGCTACCACTGATCCCTCCCAATGCACCATGATGTGTTGTTTATGAAAAGATAAAGAGGATATAAAGACTAATAAAGTCATTTAAGATTATAGGATTAATAGATTAATAATATTGTATGGTTGGTTTTATACAACAAGAGGTAAACACAGTGTAAAACAGATGATCAAATATTCTGCTTCTGATAAACTTCtctttaaaacctttgtttggAAGTGATTTAAAACGTGATGAGAATGATTAATAGCTGATGGTTGCCCAGGAGTTGTAAACTTTCATTGTTTGGATTAGTGAAGCACATGTTGTTCTGAACGTGCTGAAATTAATGTACCCGAACATGTCTGGAACTGAAGCTTGTAATGGATGAAGGAAACCCACAGTCATTTTCTCACCTGAACTATAGCTCTTGGATGACATCTTGTGGAGTTGTATTATATTACACTTGGCACTTTGGCGAATTTACGCTCTCTGAATCATTCACATGACTCAGTTATATGACTCAGTGATACTTGATATGATTCAAACTCAGAATATTTCAAGGCGGAGGATAAAGGTCTATACAATGCAGGTCTACGCAAATAGAAAATAATGTAAATTCAAAGACTTGTTAACACTCAGCGTCCCTGCATCCCGTGTAGGCCTATTCTATGAATTATATTGTGTCTTCTGTGTTCCAAGCGATTGCCTTCCACATGTTCTCCTCCCTATCCGAATGTGCTCACTGCTCCCACACAAAAGTGTCCCTCACAAAGCTTAGCCTGTACAGGTTTGGGGTGTCATTAGTTGTGGCCTAACTGTTTCCAATTGTGTGAGGAAATACAGAATAACACTTCTACATAGTCTACTTTATGTATAAacgtaataggcctacatttaatgTATGATAACACTGACAACGTATGTCATGTGTAGCACTCATATGTTTGAAGTGATGCGACAGGAaggtgatgctgatgctggacCCCTGTGCTCTGTTGCGTTTCGTTATGCAGCATAATTATTATGCTAAATCAAGAGCAAGACTGTTGCCAGCGATAGAATATAGCatgcatagcctagcctacacactTCCGTTATTTTAATCTTACAGTAATAAACCCCATATAATCTTAAAGCATTTAAGTCTATCTTATCTTGATCATACCACAAATCCTTTCAGCATCACTCTTAACGGAATCTATACATTGCTGAGAATTTTGCAACCTCAGCTCAAACAGCAGCTGGGTGCTGCTGGGGGATCATTAAGGGATTTTAAACAGGTTAAATTAAATTAGTGATGTACAGTACCACGTTCTCGCCATCTTTATGGACCAATCACAATTTCACGCAAGGTCTCAAATCATCCAATCAGGACGCCCAGACGCTGCCTCCGTCTGACCTCGTCGCTTTGACAGTATTAATTAGATTGGACTCCAcgactcagaacacacacaccacgcgctCTTGCCTTACCCGTTCACTGTCGTCCGTCCTGTGAGTATAGCCTACAACTGAACTGTCGTCATGGATGCATTTTGTGCCACCTGGAAGCTGATTGACAGCCAGAACTTTGATGAGTACATGAAAGCACTGGGTGAGTAAATTGAGCATTAGAAAGAACACCCACACGAAAGTCACTGCGTAAAATTGGACAATTCTGGAGCCTGCATAGTCTCATGCATATTTATCATTTCGCTGAAACAGGTGTTCCCTTCGCTACGAGACAGGTTGGCAATGTAACCAAGCCGACCGTCGTCATCAGTCAAGAAGGAGACAAAATTGTCGTGAAAACCCTCAGCACTTTCAAGAATACAGAGATTTCATTCAAACTCGGGGAAGAGTTTGAAGAGACCACTGCCGACGACAGGAAAGTGAAGGTTTGTATTTTAACATGATTTAAGGCTTCAGACAACAGTTATGCAAGTGTGGATTGAAATAtacaataggcctattgatgaaAGTGAACAGACactacagtataggctacattaaaatCCAGTAAATTGCACTAAAGTTGAGAAAGCAGATGTCcatatacatatgcatgcaACTTGAGTATTATCTGTGTAACTTTGTGAGAGCATAATTACCTCCAATAATGCAGGCTGTGCTTACTATGGATGGAGACAAACTGCTGCATGTCCAGAAATGGGATGGGAAAGAGAGCAAATTCGTCCGGGAGATCAAGGATGGGAAGATGATCATGGTGAGCACTCATAATCTCTGGCCGTGGTGATGAGTTGGATGCAGTTTTGCAGTCAAGTGCCAAATCCTCAGAATATTCTCACGGTAATTATGGCTCAATAACTTCCATTTCTTATTGACAGCATCTGAGCTTTGAGGGCGTGGAGGCTGTTCGCACATACGAGAAGGCGTAAAGTCCATCAGAATCCGAGaaatggccactggtgtgatgTCCTGCTGACTGAGTATTTGGGTTTGCCTACTCTTTTCTCTGCAGAATGCAGATGCATCTGGAAGTCCtgcatctttttctttttttaaattgaatGACAATGTCAAagagtgttttgtgaattgcATCTTTTTTATAATGAATTGTCCAGAAATGGTCCATGAGTTATTTGTATTAATTGAAAACTGCATATCAATTCATATTTGTATTGTCTAAAAATAAACAAGCCATCTGATCACTGAGTTGTTTGTGTTTAATTACTATCAAGCCTAACCATGTgcacaataggcctactgtatagccTATTTAAGCCTCTGAtgaactgtaggcctactactccCAAATAATAGTAGTCTATTTATCAGCCACAACAATGCTCTTACAGTTTCATATTTCAACaatttcaaaaactttttttttgctgtaggctacctcagcaacctttgatatgttttttattttattttattttattttttaaaataatacaCTAAACTATAACttatatttcatatttaaaTGCTGCCCAGGTTCCTGAGCTGCAATGATGAGCACACAGTGTTTATGTTGAGAGCTGACATCAGCACTAGACAGATTGACAAAATCATCTAATGGGAAACCAGTTGTGTCTGGCTAACAGTTTAGTAAACTCCGTTGCTGCCACTAACTTTAATAATATATAGCCTAAAAGAATAAGGTTCATGCAGGCCTGTTTCAAACTATACACAGGATTTAACTGTTTCTAAAACCTtaggctatctatctactgtctgtctctgtctgtctgtcagcaccATACtgatatgtgtagcctatgctCACCTTCTACATTTCTGCGCGTTAAGGCGCGCAGCAATAAAGGTAACCATGGCTTCTTAGTCGAATAATTGTGGGTAACCTTGATTTCCTGCTATTCTTCAGCTAGTAGGATAGGCTTACCAAATCTTGATAAATTCTTACGCCAACGGTGAACAGTCGGGAGCCTAATGTTAGAGTTAAACCTTCTTAACAGATGTCATGGTCTCTAGATGGATGGCCCAGTCGCTAAAAGACGAAGGTAAAGTAGGCTAAAATGTTCCGCAATAATTTTAGCTTTAGTAGCCTATGAACCTCTCGTGATGTGATGCTCGAGCTTCAACTTGTTAGCCTACCTAAGGGCTTAAGGTAAAAAGTGAGCTTCAGAAAGCCCTTTCTTGCATTAATTTGGAGACATTACAACATTGACAGGCTAGGTTACATGATTTGGGGCTTTATCTGCCCAGGTAGGCTAATCCATAGTCTTCGCATTGTTTACTGCACCTAGGCCCTATAGGATAAAGTAGACCTGTGCAGTCTCAACACTATCAATTCTTCTGTTCACTTCTCCACCAGAAGTAGCCGTAGTGGCTTTGCGACTTTACAGGCCATGAGAGAGTGGACCGGAGGTGTGACCTGAGTCTGACTCTGACCATGAGGACCAGGTAGGACTCCATAATGGATGGTCCATATTAATATCAGCAGCAATGAGTGGCCTAGCCTTACTTTCATACGGTAACATGGTTTCTGCGGATTTTACAAAAATGCCAACAGACACGAATGCATAGGCTATTCATTATTGAATGTTTAGCTGGACTTACGCTTTTAACTatcattctatttttttttaagcaggCTTACTACGTTTCTCTGTTACAGGAATAGCATGTTTGCAGGCTACTAGTTAATTTCACTTTTTTCACTTCACCCAGTTAGGGATGTGACGCTCGAAACTGAGGTCTCTAAATAGAATCTGCCTTTCGAAGAGCAAGTGTTTCGTAACACTGCTTTAAAACGCCAATCACCACGGTTAGGCAAATTTAATCTTTTTGAAGTGTTTCTGAACACAATTTCTTTGAATGTTTCAGTGTTTCACAAAGCCTCACTTTGCCCATCCTTGCCACAAGTAGCCTATTTTAAAAAGGGAGTGTATAGTAATGGCTTTTCAATTTTTCAGGGCAGAGAGACTGAACTGGAGGTGTGATCAGAGCGAGAAGACCAGGTAGGACTCCATGGTGGATGGTCCATATTATTCAGCAATGGGTGATGGCGTTAGAGGTGCTTGAACTGAGTTTCCATTAAAATAAACTCACCAGTCACACATGCAACATGTTCATGGGTCTTAGATAGGAGTTTTGTGAGCCTCACAAACTGACAAACTGAAAGATCCGAAAAGGGCACAGGCTTGCCACTGTTCACTGGCTCTTCATTTGACAGCTGTGGGCACAAACTGCCCTTGTTTCTTTTTGAAGAAACACTGATGAAGGAGAATGACCTAGAGTAACCTCAGCGACTTCCacctgccactggtgtgtgctgTCATCGGTCGCCCAACGATAATCTCTTAATCCAGTGTGTCTTTACATCGGGACAACATTCGATAGAATTCAACCAACCACGTTtgggcaatatactgtatgtggcatatttgaaaaaaaaaaaaaaaaatagaacaaaaAGAATTCATATCATAATATTAAGTGGAAAACAATTAGTTAAGTGCATCTGTATGCTGTCTGTAGCAGTATTTGACTGAACATTAAAAGTCTCAACATAGCATTGCATTTTTATCAatatagcataggcctacagaatattaaaacattttattaaaaacacataggtgttgtaaaaagaaaatacataggcctacatgcaaaAAACTACTCTGAACTGATTCCTGGCGGAAGGCTGCTGATTCAGTTGCCATTGAATATCTTCTACTAAACAGCAGACTGTTAATGAATGGATTCCTTCTATCGCAAAGGCACAGTAATTGGAGTGGAAGAAAACAGCCTATTGTGTCCTGTCTTTAATGCACACAATGCTTTTGATGCACTGTTATGTCAAAGCTCTGAAATTGCACAAGGATGACACAACACAATTCCATTTTCCCAATATCATAAAAGTTAGCTGAAGATAATGTTTTAGCATTTTATCAAAACTTGTGCATACAGCATAGTGTTGGAGAGATATGTGTTGTAGAGACGTGTGTCTATTATCTATGTAAATAGGCTACAAATGAACTCACTTGAGTGGGTCACATGTCCCagtatgaatggtttgttcactcttaaaatgaatgtgttgaaaacaacacaactctatgtccagatagggacagcacaatttgttgcttttgttatttgttacacaatatgtgtttgAAATAGcaaaacttgttttttttttaacacatttctgtgtccagatagggacaacacagtttgtgttgttttcaagacATCTGTTTTAAGAGTGTTGCGGACTCCTTCACCTGCAGGGCTCAATGAACGatctgatgtgatgtgatatgaTGTCGTGctgcatacagtacacgtgTGTGCCCCTCTCCTGTGAACACCTGTCTGCAGGTGCCTGACGACTGTCTAGAATGCGTGTCAGTTAGCGTCCACGGCCACCAGGAGCTGCCGGTCCCTCCCGGCACACTAATCCTCATGGAGGACGATCTGGCAGATCTGTTGATCTGATCATGAGATCTGAAGAAGGCCAAaggccgaaacgttaccgctttattaaaaaaaaaaaaagacttataactcggagtgtgtggcatctctctctctctctctctctctctctgtcaaagaCTAGGGAATGATCAAAGAGGGAATCTCCTTGGTGATACAGTACCCAGGCTGAGAGTCATTGTGCTTCTGTGTGCTTTCGATAGCATTCTTAACTTCAGGACGGAAGTATTGTCCTACTTGTCCTGCTAGTGCCAGTAATTACTCGATCTATGGTGCAAGTGTTATTGCCCTATATTGGATTACTTGTGCATTTGCTGTGCATGTTGATTTGCTTGCCCACAGAATTAGTTTAATCCAAAATAAGTTTGGGAGTGCAAATTAAATCGCACAAAATGCGCAGACGAGTCTAGCTCCGCTGGGATAGAAATCCGAGTCATTATGCAGTTGGCAGTGTCTGATGCCGTGCTTTCTTTGGGTACTGAATGGAAAGAGAGGGTGCCCAGTGTGTATGGGAAAGGCAGAAAGAGGGTCggccactctctctgtctcatgccACTTTGGCAGCGGGCGAGAATGCCCGCATGTTTGACCCCTTTGGCTGTATATTGGAGCTGGAGTTCAGGTCTAGCTATAACCTGATTGCACCTCTTGTCTTGGCAGACTCTGTGTAacctgattgtttttttttttttttacttgtctTGTGATACGCTTTGAGGTTTTACGGGTGACATCACTGTCACATGGTGCCAAGTGTTCTGAAAgagtgtctgcttgtgtgcctGTGGAAACACAAAAGGGATGATTGGAACCTCTCCAGGTCTTCTATGGGAACAGCAGACAG
The genomic region above belongs to Sardina pilchardus chromosome 20, fSarPil1.1, whole genome shotgun sequence and contains:
- the gja1a gene encoding gap junction alpha-1 protein, with the translated sequence MGDWSALGKLLDKVQAYSTAGGKVWLSVLFIFRILVLGTAVESAWGDEQSAFKCNTQQPGCENVCYDQSFPISHVRFWVLQIIFVSMPTLLYLSHVLYLMHKEEKLLKKEDNLRAIQSQGGNVDAPLEKIQQRKFKYGLEEHGKIKMRGGLLLTYIVSIILKSVFEVAFLVIQWYIYGFHLSAIYTCERVPCPHKVDCFLSRPTEKTIFIIFMLVVSLVSLGLNVFEFFYVIFKRMKDQVREQAARQHHQNGRLKPCMGEMPPPSSYVYYNDCSAPMANLEYNLNTTDKNNSCDSYSKQANAQNWTNYSTEQNQLGQKVPPYPCCHTQEFHYPEKVTPGKDMALLRQLDPRPSSRASSRARPDDLDI
- the fabp7a gene encoding fatty acid binding protein 7, brain, a → MDAFCATWKLIDSQNFDEYMKALGVPFATRQVGNVTKPTVVISQEGDKIVVKTLSTFKNTEISFKLGEEFEETTADDRKVKAVLTMDGDKLLHVQKWDGKESKFVREIKDGKMIMHLSFEGVEAVRTYEKA